One segment of Phycisphaerae bacterium DNA contains the following:
- the purH gene encoding bifunctional phosphoribosylaminoimidazolecarboxamide formyltransferase/IMP cyclohydrolase — protein MAEHKIRRALIAVYDKTGIADFARALVDEFGIEIISTGGTARHLKDAGIPVTLVEEVTGFPEMLDGRVKTLHPKIHAAILADRDNPEHMRQLAEQGIQPIDMVVVNLYPFEKTVADPNCKFEEAIEMIDIGGPCLLRAAAKNFGCLVVIGDPRQYPYVLDAMRKDKGQVPYMMSLVYATGVFQRTSQYDLGIYTHWSRFIEWAMERKAEQSGRDAQFEPAPASAMLALDRIDVARYGENPDQEACIWLIRSAIGIAGVSSISGGLKDWVVKSVATDLSFNNYVDANAALELCAELTRANKSLSNCAFIKHTNACGVGIASESREAYRRAYLGDPNAAMGGILAVNFPVTNDFATLVMETYDRFGKVAGAGGFFVEVWVAPSFDEKAVEIIRTKKKWGENVRLLAVGDMSAAPSADEMEYKTIAGGMLVQSRDLIGLNEDQWKVVTKRAPSESEMADLRMAWLIAKHTKSNAISICKDGMLIGNGAGQMSRVMSCRIATWLAKENGHADKIKGSVAASDAFFPFRDGPEILLDAGVTAIIQPGGSKRDAETIAACDERGAAMIFTGTRHFKH, from the coding sequence ATGGCTGAGCACAAGATTCGCCGAGCCCTGATCGCCGTCTATGACAAGACGGGCATCGCCGATTTCGCGCGGGCCCTGGTGGACGAGTTCGGCATCGAGATCATCTCGACCGGCGGAACGGCCAGGCACCTGAAGGACGCGGGCATCCCCGTGACGCTCGTCGAGGAGGTCACGGGCTTTCCGGAGATGCTCGACGGGCGGGTGAAGACGCTGCATCCGAAAATCCACGCGGCGATCCTCGCCGACCGCGACAATCCCGAGCACATGCGTCAGCTCGCCGAGCAGGGCATCCAGCCGATCGACATGGTCGTGGTGAACCTGTACCCGTTTGAAAAGACCGTCGCCGATCCGAACTGCAAGTTTGAGGAGGCGATTGAGATGATTGATATTGGGGGGCCGTGTCTCTTGCGGGCGGCGGCGAAGAATTTCGGCTGTCTGGTCGTAATCGGCGATCCTCGGCAATACCCATACGTTTTGGACGCGATGCGGAAGGACAAAGGGCAGGTCCCCTACATGATGAGCCTTGTCTATGCGACGGGCGTGTTTCAGCGAACGAGCCAATACGATTTAGGCATCTACACACATTGGAGTCGATTCATCGAATGGGCAATGGAGCGAAAGGCTGAACAATCAGGCCGAGACGCACAATTTGAGCCTGCCCCGGCTAGTGCCATGCTCGCGCTCGATCGAATAGATGTTGCGCGATATGGAGAGAATCCCGATCAGGAAGCCTGCATATGGCTGATCCGGTCGGCGATCGGAATTGCCGGCGTGTCTTCGATCAGTGGAGGGCTGAAAGACTGGGTCGTGAAATCGGTCGCAACGGACTTGTCTTTCAATAACTATGTTGATGCCAACGCCGCGTTGGAGCTTTGCGCGGAATTGACGCGTGCGAACAAATCTCTGTCTAATTGTGCCTTCATAAAACATACTAACGCGTGTGGTGTCGGCATAGCGTCCGAATCCAGGGAAGCCTATCGCCGCGCTTACCTCGGCGATCCGAATGCGGCGATGGGGGGGATACTCGCCGTCAACTTTCCCGTAACGAACGATTTCGCCACCTTGGTCATGGAGACCTACGATCGCTTCGGCAAAGTGGCGGGGGCGGGCGGATTCTTTGTCGAAGTCTGGGTCGCACCGTCTTTTGATGAAAAGGCCGTCGAGATCATTCGCACGAAGAAGAAGTGGGGCGAGAACGTCCGGCTGCTCGCCGTCGGCGACATGAGTGCTGCGCCGAGCGCCGACGAAATGGAGTACAAGACCATCGCCGGCGGCATGCTCGTTCAATCGCGCGACCTCATCGGGCTCAACGAAGATCAGTGGAAGGTCGTGACAAAGCGAGCGCCGAGTGAATCGGAAATGGCGGATTTGAGGATGGCGTGGCTCATTGCCAAGCACACCAAGAGCAACGCGATCAGCATCTGCAAGGACGGGATGCTCATTGGCAACGGGGCCGGGCAGATGTCGCGGGTGATGAGCTGCCGGATTGCGACGTGGTTGGCCAAGGAGAACGGGCACGCGGACAAGATCAAAGGCTCCGTGGCCGCGTCAGACGCGTTTTTCCCGTTCCGCGATGGGCCGGAGATTCTGCTCGATGCGGGGGTGACGGCGATTATTCAGCCCGGCGGGTCAAAGCGCGACGCGGAGACCATCGCCGCCTGCGACGAACGTGGGGCGGCGATGATCTTTACGGGTACAAGGCACTTTAAGCACTGA
- a CDS encoding PQQ-binding-like beta-propeller repeat protein, protein MTVRASLRSLGVICCAGLLVSAAAVRGDVVAPGALAGFGLQRAWEVDLKLNGELVSRIALLDDSLYVITNANRAYAVHAPTGIIRWSALLAEADQALRGPSHSEDYVFFTTGGTVMVLNRRTGEPALEPRSINGVVIEVQHDTSTISVGEAHGVRVGDTLRVYRPNEVGEVSGSALAELKLSSVLNRQSMGKLTRLEGGDKVRPGDRVVGDLELPLEEVKLPFAASCAAVADEKRIYVGAANQRFYSIDILRGIQYWQLMTPNTVAGTPVISGGNLYFAGLDGRVVSCTKEDKVKNWTFDTEAPVFSDVVVTPDSVYVASSDRSLYCLDRVIGKRRWRVRFDTPLLTSPHAALDRVYQSIPEEGLYALEAGTGAQIWRRREGGQFLLQFGRYSYLLSEGSGEVLRVSTATGSVEQTLNASMIAFAAASQPDESVYLVGSGGEISCLRSTDAPRLSPEQVVDVLRNDRRAKAAADVEAAKLAAKVKAAPEPPKRSKLPEWLFEEDWLTSKSTARPVGGRGLAGVKEEPVKPKSKPAAKKTEESEEEGAAEDAEAEESPAEEEGASDEASEDEAEEEGEEADEEEAEDEDSATSEPADEDEEGADEESEDSEAEEGDEESPDESEDSEGEEEDKEPEEKEEESPGAR, encoded by the coding sequence ATGACTGTGAGAGCGAGCCTGAGATCGTTGGGTGTTATTTGCTGCGCGGGCCTGTTGGTTTCCGCTGCGGCGGTTCGCGGAGATGTCGTCGCCCCCGGGGCGTTGGCCGGGTTCGGCCTGCAACGCGCCTGGGAGGTGGACCTGAAACTGAACGGGGAACTCGTTTCGCGAATCGCCCTGCTCGACGACAGCCTTTACGTCATTACGAACGCCAATCGAGCCTACGCGGTTCACGCGCCGACAGGGATTATTCGCTGGTCGGCCCTGCTGGCCGAAGCCGATCAGGCGCTGCGCGGCCCGTCCCATAGCGAGGATTACGTTTTCTTCACGACGGGTGGGACCGTGATGGTCCTGAACCGGCGGACGGGTGAGCCGGCGCTGGAGCCGCGCTCGATCAACGGCGTCGTGATCGAGGTGCAGCACGATACGTCTACGATCAGCGTCGGCGAGGCGCATGGCGTCCGGGTCGGCGACACGTTGCGAGTGTATCGGCCGAATGAAGTCGGCGAGGTCTCGGGGTCGGCGCTGGCGGAACTGAAGTTATCGTCGGTGCTCAACCGCCAATCTATGGGCAAATTGACGCGGCTGGAGGGTGGGGACAAGGTCCGCCCGGGCGATCGCGTCGTCGGCGATCTGGAATTGCCGCTGGAAGAAGTGAAGCTGCCGTTCGCGGCGAGCTGCGCGGCCGTGGCGGACGAAAAGCGGATTTACGTCGGTGCGGCGAACCAGCGGTTTTACTCGATCGATATCCTGCGGGGCATCCAATACTGGCAATTGATGACGCCCAACACGGTCGCCGGGACACCAGTCATCTCGGGCGGCAACCTGTATTTTGCCGGGCTGGATGGCCGCGTCGTTTCCTGCACGAAAGAGGATAAAGTCAAGAATTGGACGTTTGACACCGAGGCGCCCGTCTTCAGCGATGTCGTGGTCACGCCGGACTCGGTTTATGTCGCGTCGAGCGATCGGTCGCTGTATTGCCTGGATCGGGTGATCGGGAAGCGGCGCTGGCGCGTGCGGTTTGATACGCCGCTGCTCACGTCGCCGCACGCGGCGCTGGACCGCGTGTACCAATCGATTCCGGAGGAGGGGCTGTACGCGCTGGAAGCCGGGACCGGCGCGCAGATCTGGCGGCGGCGCGAGGGCGGGCAGTTTCTGTTGCAGTTTGGCCGGTATTCCTATTTGCTTTCGGAGGGGTCTGGGGAGGTGCTGAGGGTCAGCACGGCGACGGGCAGCGTCGAGCAGACGCTCAACGCGTCGATGATCGCGTTCGCGGCGGCGTCGCAGCCCGATGAATCGGTCTATCTGGTGGGAAGCGGCGGGGAGATCTCGTGTTTGCGCTCGACGGATGCGCCCAGACTGAGTCCGGAACAGGTGGTGGATGTCCTGCGGAACGATCGCCGCGCCAAGGCGGCGGCGGATGTCGAAGCGGCGAAGCTCGCGGCTAAGGTCAAGGCGGCGCCGGAGCCCCCGAAGCGAAGCAAGCTGCCGGAGTGGCTGTTTGAGGAAGACTGGCTGACGAGCAAGAGCACGGCGCGGCCGGTGGGGGGACGCGGGCTGGCCGGTGTGAAGGAAGAGCCGGTGAAGCCGAAGTCCAAGCCCGCCGCGAAGAAAACCGAGGAGTCCGAGGAAGAGGGCGCGGCGGAGGATGCTGAAGCCGAAGAATCGCCTGCTGAGGAGGAGGGCGCCAGCGACGAAGCCAGCGAGGACGAGGCTGAGGAGGAAGGCGAAGAGGCCGACGAGGAGGAGGCGGAAGACGAAGATTCCGCGACGAGTGAGCCCGCCGATGAGGATGAAGAAGGCGCCGACGAGGAATCGGAGGATTCCGAGGCGGAAGAGGGTGATGAGGAGAGTCCCGACGAATCGGAAGATTCGGAAGGCGAGGAAGAAGACAAGGAGCCCGAGGAAAAGGAGGAGGAATCCCCCGGTGCCCGATAG
- a CDS encoding rod shape-determining protein: MFSVDMGIDLGTCNTLVCVKGEGIVLNEPSVVAVRKGTNEVLQGGNAVGLVAKEMLGKTPGSIMAVRPLKDGVIADFDITEAMLGYFIRKVHGGRRFIRPRVVIAVPSGITAVEKRAVYGSAERAGARRVYLIQEPMAAGIGAGLPIAEARASMIVDIGGGTTEVAIMALADISASTSLRVAGDDLDEAVTAHMKRTYNMQIGPQTAENIKIQIGSAAQMDQELTMEVRGRDMISGLPRKTVITSQEVREALREPVSQILESVTHTLEHCEPELAADLVETGIYLCGGGALLRGLHTLMSEATGLDVKVVDDPLSCVARGTSVYLENLAEWRKTMESDNGFA, from the coding sequence ATGTTCAGCGTCGATATGGGAATCGACCTGGGCACCTGCAACACACTGGTGTGCGTGAAGGGCGAAGGCATCGTCCTGAACGAGCCGTCCGTCGTCGCCGTGCGCAAGGGCACGAATGAAGTCCTGCAAGGCGGCAACGCGGTGGGACTCGTCGCCAAGGAAATGCTCGGCAAGACGCCCGGCTCGATCATGGCCGTCCGCCCGCTCAAGGACGGCGTCATCGCCGACTTCGACATCACCGAGGCGATGCTCGGCTATTTCATCCGCAAGGTCCACGGCGGCCGGCGCTTCATTCGCCCCCGCGTCGTCATCGCCGTTCCTTCGGGCATCACCGCCGTCGAGAAGCGCGCGGTGTACGGCTCCGCTGAACGCGCCGGCGCGAGACGCGTGTACCTGATCCAGGAGCCCATGGCCGCCGGTATCGGCGCCGGTCTGCCCATCGCCGAGGCCCGCGCCAGCATGATTGTCGACATCGGCGGCGGCACGACGGAAGTGGCGATCATGGCGCTGGCCGACATCTCCGCCAGCACTTCGCTCCGCGTCGCCGGCGACGACCTCGACGAAGCCGTCACCGCGCACATGAAGCGCACCTACAACATGCAGATCGGCCCCCAGACCGCCGAGAACATCAAGATTCAGATCGGCTCGGCCGCGCAGATGGACCAGGAGCTGACCATGGAGGTCCGCGGCCGCGATATGATCAGCGGCCTGCCCAGAAAGACCGTCATCACCAGCCAGGAAGTTCGCGAGGCCCTCCGCGAGCCGGTCAGCCAGATTCTCGAATCCGTCACGCACACGCTCGAACACTGCGAGCCCGAACTCGCCGCCGATTTGGTCGAGACGGGCATCTATCTCTGCGGAGGCGGGGCGCTGCTTCGCGGATTACACACGCTCATGTCCGAGGCGACGGGCCTGGACGTCAAAGTTGTCGACGATCCGCTCTCCTGCGTCGCCCGCGGCACCAGCGTCTATCTGGAAAACCTCGCCGAATGGCGCAAGACGATGGAATCCGACAACGGCTTCGCGTAA
- a CDS encoding ABC transporter permease subunit, which yields MISLPLVRRTIRDYFLLWVAAAILLATFLVLFNFALDSVPRDQTEQWFKLPWVRSLISALVGADVAEFTKPGGLLSLGFSHPLVWVLLVAFSLTLASGALAGEVDRGTADVLATLPVSRATIYASVSVALVGMSAALCWFVWLGAKIGLRLTGFQGVPLDLFAIVTCNLSAAVVFVCCLGLAISAASDRRGMAVAAAFFLVFYSFVVNFLCSLWPALRPIDFTGFLHYYAPLVIIRDAAWPWKDMAALLAIAAVFWFAGLAIFVRRDIPAR from the coding sequence ATGATCAGCCTGCCACTCGTCCGTCGGACCATCCGCGACTATTTCCTGCTCTGGGTCGCCGCAGCCATCCTTCTTGCAACATTTCTCGTGCTCTTCAACTTCGCGCTGGACTCCGTGCCGCGCGACCAGACCGAACAGTGGTTCAAGTTGCCGTGGGTGCGGTCGCTGATTTCGGCCCTGGTCGGGGCCGATGTGGCGGAGTTTACCAAGCCGGGCGGCCTCTTGAGCCTGGGTTTCAGCCATCCGTTGGTGTGGGTGCTGCTTGTTGCGTTTTCGCTCACGCTGGCCAGCGGCGCGCTGGCCGGAGAAGTCGATCGCGGAACGGCGGACGTCTTGGCCACGCTGCCGGTTTCACGGGCCACGATTTACGCGTCCGTCAGCGTTGCACTGGTGGGCATGAGCGCGGCGCTATGTTGGTTTGTTTGGTTGGGGGCGAAGATCGGGCTGCGGCTGACGGGATTTCAGGGTGTGCCGTTGGACCTGTTCGCCATCGTGACGTGTAACCTCAGCGCGGCGGTCGTGTTCGTTTGCTGCCTGGGGCTGGCCATATCGGCCGCATCCGATCGGCGGGGGATGGCGGTAGCCGCCGCGTTCTTCCTCGTCTTCTACTCCTTCGTCGTGAACTTCCTGTGCTCGCTGTGGCCGGCGTTGCGGCCGATCGATTTCACGGGTTTCCTGCACTATTACGCGCCGCTCGTCATCATCCGCGACGCCGCGTGGCCGTGGAAGGACATGGCCGCCTTGCTCGCCATAGCAGCAGTATTCTGGTTTGCGGGATTGGCGATCTTTGTCCGGCGGGACATTCCAGCGCGGTGA